A window of Costertonia aggregata contains these coding sequences:
- a CDS encoding DUF4136 domain-containing protein, with amino-acid sequence MKKLVTKLFALLAFTLMFSCGPTVSTTKTTNKNLGAYETFAYLPNTNFEVPDNIDGQRDKVAKSIITAMNNNMMEAGYSIDTENPDMLVLLTTKFDKKKMREVDPVYATYPYEVTYPVSPYYENYYYRDFGTYGEFIGYDVDYSGYKVGTLIVDIIDRKTKQKLWTGTAEEAIYQKDTSEKIVAYVDAIFDEYPKL; translated from the coding sequence ATGAAAAAATTAGTTACAAAGCTGTTTGCGCTGCTTGCCTTCACATTGATGTTTAGCTGTGGCCCAACTGTTTCAACAACAAAAACAACGAACAAAAATCTTGGTGCTTATGAGACCTTTGCCTATTTGCCCAATACTAATTTTGAAGTGCCCGACAATATTGATGGACAAAGGGACAAGGTTGCAAAATCGATCATTACGGCAATGAATAACAACATGATGGAAGCCGGTTATAGTATAGACACCGAAAACCCTGATATGTTGGTACTGTTGACCACAAAATTCGACAAGAAAAAAATGCGTGAAGTAGACCCGGTATATGCCACTTACCCCTATGAGGTAACCTATCCCGTGAGTCCTTATTATGAAAACTATTACTACCGTGATTTTGGCACTTATGGGGAGTTTATAGGCTATGATGTAGACTATTCGGGTTACAAAGTAGGTACTCTGATAGTGGATATTATTGACAGAAAAACCAAACAAAAGCTTTGGACGGGAACTGCCGAAGAAGCTATTTACCAAAAGGATACCTCAGAAAAAATAGTAGCGTATGTGGATGCGATTTTTGATGAATATCCTAAGTTGTAA
- a CDS encoding DUF3140 domain-containing protein, with protein sequence MSKSNEEIYQEFYDAVNMAPSELEDWLKTDKSKNVGQDSGDGEAIGHKSGKRIIEIKKKNKDELTNDDYSHMNKVVGYVNRHKAQKPDGEIKDTDWRYSLKNWGHDPCKEADC encoded by the coding sequence ATGTCAAAATCTAACGAAGAAATTTATCAGGAATTTTATGATGCCGTGAACATGGCACCAAGCGAGTTGGAAGATTGGTTAAAGACCGATAAATCAAAAAACGTAGGTCAGGATAGTGGCGACGGTGAGGCTATTGGTCATAAAAGTGGGAAAAGAATCATTGAAATCAAAAAGAAAAACAAAGATGAGCTTACCAATGATGATTACAGCCATATGAACAAAGTAGTGGGGTATGTAAATCGTCATAAAGCCCAGAAACCTGATGGGGAAATAAAAGATACCGATTGGCGCTATAGCTTAAAAAATTGGGGACACGATCCTTGTAAAGAAGCAGACTGCTAA
- a CDS encoding glycoside hydrolase family 15 protein, which translates to MENLDYGIIGNCKSAALISKTGSIDWCCLPEFDAASVFAKLLDDTIGGSFGFLLDDSYCAQQYYEENTCILVTKFTSGDNCFEVHDFMPRYSIESEGHHAPPELIRYIRLVSGNPQFRVLYDPKLEYARGETKTYIKKDFIASLTREEKFDTVFLYTSFDKTAIVEQQEIVLKEDGFFLLGYNEKILRPTVERAFIELERTRIYWLDWSQRTTTYKKFDAEIKRSALTLKLLSYDKTGAVLAAATTSLPEVIGEVRNWDYRFCWIRDASMVIKVVSELGHKNIARRYLNFIIGLMPDKDEKLQIMYGIHREKKLTEETLGHLKGYEGSQPVRIGNAAYEQVQNDMYGILMDVIYNLIVQFPVNMENGEELWGITKGIVWIVEQHWQEADKGIWEFRSEDKHFTFSKVLCWTAIDRALKVAELLNKHHKLEKWKPLEAKIREDIMKNAWNENKQAFTQSYGSEHMDASVLLMESYGFIDAKDPKFISTVHAVEKDLCNDGLMYRYTNKDDFGKPSSSFTICTFWFINSLFKIGEKEKALAHFEQVLGYSNHLGLFSEDIDFETKRLLGNFPQGYSHLALIECAVNFSEVTSESLLLDEIR; encoded by the coding sequence ATGGAAAATCTTGATTATGGGATTATTGGAAATTGCAAAAGTGCTGCATTGATATCAAAAACCGGAAGCATAGATTGGTGCTGCCTTCCCGAATTTGATGCAGCCTCCGTCTTTGCTAAATTATTGGATGATACCATAGGCGGCAGTTTTGGGTTTTTGCTGGACGATTCGTATTGCGCACAACAGTATTATGAAGAGAACACATGTATTTTGGTTACAAAGTTCACCTCGGGTGACAACTGTTTTGAGGTACATGATTTTATGCCCAGATATTCCATTGAAAGCGAGGGTCACCATGCACCGCCCGAACTCATACGGTATATTAGGCTCGTTTCTGGGAATCCACAATTTAGGGTTTTGTACGATCCCAAGCTGGAGTATGCGCGCGGGGAGACCAAAACCTATATAAAAAAAGATTTTATAGCCAGTCTCACGCGTGAAGAAAAGTTTGATACCGTATTTCTTTACACATCGTTCGATAAAACGGCGATTGTAGAGCAACAGGAGATTGTTTTAAAAGAAGATGGTTTTTTTCTTTTGGGGTATAATGAAAAAATATTACGGCCTACGGTCGAAAGGGCTTTTATTGAATTGGAGCGTACACGTATTTATTGGTTGGATTGGTCGCAACGCACGACCACCTACAAAAAATTTGATGCGGAAATCAAACGCAGTGCTTTGACCTTAAAATTATTGAGTTATGATAAAACGGGAGCCGTACTGGCCGCTGCTACCACATCGCTGCCCGAAGTAATAGGGGAAGTGCGTAATTGGGATTATCGATTCTGTTGGATAAGGGACGCCTCTATGGTCATAAAAGTAGTGTCCGAACTGGGCCATAAGAATATTGCAAGACGCTATTTGAACTTTATCATTGGCTTAATGCCCGATAAAGACGAAAAACTACAGATCATGTACGGTATTCATCGCGAAAAGAAATTGACCGAAGAAACGTTGGGTCATCTTAAAGGTTACGAGGGTTCGCAGCCTGTGCGTATTGGCAATGCGGCCTATGAACAAGTACAGAATGATATGTACGGTATTCTAATGGATGTTATCTACAACCTTATTGTACAGTTTCCCGTAAACATGGAAAACGGTGAAGAGTTGTGGGGGATTACCAAGGGAATTGTTTGGATCGTTGAACAGCACTGGCAAGAGGCCGACAAGGGGATATGGGAGTTTCGTTCGGAAGATAAGCATTTTACCTTTTCAAAGGTGCTGTGCTGGACCGCTATCGATCGTGCGCTCAAAGTAGCCGAACTGTTGAACAAGCACCACAAATTGGAAAAATGGAAACCTTTGGAAGCAAAAATCCGTGAGGACATTATGAAAAACGCCTGGAACGAAAACAAACAAGCCTTTACCCAATCCTATGGTTCTGAACATATGGACGCCTCGGTACTGTTGATGGAATCATATGGTTTTATAGATGCCAAAGACCCTAAATTCATTAGTACGGTACATGCTGTTGAAAAAGACCTTTGCAATGATGGTCTAATGTACCGTTACACGAACAAAGACGATTTTGGAAAACCTTCCTCATCCTTTACCATTTGTACCTTTTGGTTCATCAACAGTCTTTTCAAAATTGGCGAAAAAGAAAAGGCATTGGCGCATTTTGAGCAGGTTTTGGGCTATAGCAACCACTTGGGTTTGTTCAGTGAGGATATCGACTTTGAGACCAAAAGGCTTTTGGGCAACTTCCCACAAGGCTATTCGCACTTGGCGTTGATCGAGTGTGCGGTCAATTTTTCCGAAGTAACGAGCGAATCGTTATTACTGGATGAAATACGATAA
- a CDS encoding TerC family protein yields MFEIFSSADAWVALLTLTFLEIVLGIDNIVFISIAADKLPAHQQRKATNLGLILAMVQRILLLFGVSFLVGLKEPFYNIETSWFQMGLSWQALILFFGGLFLLYKSTSEIHEKLDAPGVGEENLKAKKITSLQKAIVQIIIIDFIFSIDSILTAIGMTNGIGNQPGDALILMIIAVVISILIMMLFANPIRKFIGKHPSMQLLALSFLILIGFMLITEAAHLSHTVVFGQTVGAIPKGYLYFAIAFSLLVEFLNMKLRKQTTKVKKTVSNADN; encoded by the coding sequence ATGTTCGAAATTTTTTCAAGTGCCGACGCATGGGTAGCCTTATTGACCCTTACGTTCTTAGAAATCGTGTTGGGTATTGATAACATTGTATTTATTTCAATAGCAGCAGATAAACTGCCCGCTCACCAGCAGCGAAAAGCGACGAACTTGGGTTTGATCCTTGCCATGGTGCAACGTATATTACTTTTGTTCGGGGTATCTTTTTTGGTAGGTCTTAAAGAACCTTTTTATAATATTGAAACTTCGTGGTTTCAAATGGGATTGAGTTGGCAAGCGCTTATCTTGTTTTTTGGCGGACTGTTTTTATTGTACAAAAGCACTTCGGAAATACATGAAAAACTTGATGCTCCCGGAGTTGGGGAGGAAAATCTGAAAGCCAAAAAAATTACTTCGCTACAGAAAGCGATCGTACAAATAATCATCATCGATTTTATTTTCTCCATTGATTCGATATTGACTGCGATAGGTATGACGAACGGTATAGGCAATCAACCTGGTGACGCACTTATTCTTATGATCATTGCGGTGGTAATATCGATTTTAATCATGATGCTTTTTGCCAACCCCATTCGAAAATTTATTGGCAAACACCCCTCTATGCAACTATTGGCATTATCTTTTTTGATATTGATCGGCTTTATGTTGATTACCGAAGCGGCCCATTTGTCACATACCGTGGTTTTTGGACAAACTGTCGGAGCTATCCCAAAAGGGTATCTATATTTTGCCATCGCTTTTTCATTGTTGGTAGAGTTTTTAAACATGAAATTAAGAAAGCAAACAACCAAGGTCAAAAAAACCGTTTCAAATGCGGATAATTGA
- a CDS encoding alkene reductase has translation MSKEQNLLKSFNLGNLELPNRVVMAPMTRSRANNEFSRPTADLHGVYYTQRASAGLIITEGSQISKQAVGYINTAGIHSKEQVEGWKIVTEKVHSAGGRIFIQLWHVGRISHPDFHEGDLPLAPSALNPDAEVFTPEGKKKTVTPKAMSKDEIRGTIQDFVKAAENAIEAGFDGIEIHSSNGYLLHQFFSSTSNIRTDEYGGSHENKARILFEIIDEIKKVMPENRIGVRLNPSLNGIFGMTLDEDSLPTFDYIIKRLNQYDLAYLHLSEPFNDVSDIEYAETEIAKRYRPMYNGTLMINAGFDQEKGNAVIERGDADLVSFGKLYVSNPDLVERFAQNIPVSHWDEDTFYTTGKEGYTDYEAKARDYVVNE, from the coding sequence ATGAGCAAAGAACAAAACTTACTAAAATCATTTAATTTGGGTAATTTAGAATTGCCGAACAGGGTCGTTATGGCACCCATGACCCGTAGTCGGGCCAATAACGAGTTCAGTAGGCCCACGGCGGATCTTCACGGAGTGTATTACACACAAAGAGCATCTGCCGGATTGATCATTACCGAAGGTTCACAAATTTCCAAACAAGCCGTGGGCTATATCAACACTGCAGGCATACATTCCAAAGAACAAGTTGAAGGATGGAAGATAGTTACCGAAAAAGTACATAGCGCTGGTGGGCGTATTTTTATTCAATTGTGGCATGTGGGACGCATTTCCCATCCCGATTTTCATGAGGGCGACCTCCCTTTGGCACCTTCGGCACTTAATCCTGACGCTGAAGTGTTCACTCCAGAAGGTAAAAAGAAAACCGTAACGCCAAAAGCCATGTCAAAAGACGAGATAAGGGGTACCATCCAAGATTTTGTCAAAGCTGCAGAAAATGCAATCGAGGCTGGTTTTGATGGCATTGAAATCCATTCTTCCAATGGATATTTACTGCATCAATTTTTCAGTAGTACCTCCAACATCCGTACCGATGAATACGGTGGCAGCCATGAGAATAAAGCGCGTATCCTATTTGAGATAATTGATGAAATTAAAAAAGTAATGCCCGAAAATAGAATTGGTGTACGTTTGAACCCCTCGTTGAACGGTATATTTGGTATGACCTTGGACGAGGATAGCTTACCGACCTTTGATTATATCATAAAGCGTTTAAACCAGTATGATTTAGCCTATCTACATCTTTCAGAGCCTTTCAATGATGTATCCGATATTGAATATGCTGAAACCGAAATAGCCAAAAGGTATCGCCCTATGTACAATGGTACCTTAATGATAAATGCCGGATTTGATCAAGAAAAGGGTAATGCCGTTATTGAGCGCGGGGATGCCGATTTGGTTTCTTTTGGTAAATTGTATGTTTCCAATCCTGATTTGGTAGAACGCTTTGCACAAAATATACCTGTGAGTCACTGGGACGAGGATACGTTTTATACGACCGGCAAGGAAGGTTATACTGATTATGAGGCAAAAGCACGGGATTATGTAGTAAACGAATAA
- a CDS encoding Dps family protein, producing MKATIGIKKDNREAVVEMLKQLLADEHVLYTKYRNAHWNVEGIDFHSKHVFFEEEYGKLESTIDEVAERIRMLGFYAPGSMQQFLELSELKENGPEQNDSASFMKVLLEDHESIIKFIRKNIGDNAEAHNDEGTADFITAIMQMHEQMAWMLRSSLKTFK from the coding sequence ATGAAAGCAACTATTGGTATAAAAAAAGACAACAGGGAGGCAGTGGTAGAGATGCTGAAGCAATTATTGGCAGATGAACATGTACTGTATACAAAATATCGCAATGCACATTGGAATGTCGAAGGAATCGATTTTCATAGCAAACACGTGTTTTTTGAGGAAGAGTACGGAAAATTGGAAAGCACGATCGATGAGGTAGCGGAGCGTATACGTATGCTCGGATTTTATGCTCCAGGCAGTATGCAGCAGTTTTTGGAGCTATCTGAACTAAAGGAAAACGGACCTGAGCAAAATGATAGTGCCAGTTTTATGAAAGTATTGTTGGAAGACCACGAAAGCATCATCAAATTCATAAGAAAAAATATCGGTGACAATGCCGAGGCCCACAATGACGAGGGTACAGCAGACTTTATTACAGCGATCATGCAAATGCACGAGCAAATGGCGTGGATGTTACGTTCCTCGTTAAAAACCTTCAAGTAA
- a CDS encoding DoxX family protein produces MEKEVQTTRVQNIFRILLAIFMIYAGVSHLTFNRMDFQAQVPDWVPLSKDLVVVLSGIVEIMLGLALLFWKKQRVNVGWALALFFVLVYPGNISQYLEGRDAFGALDSDRARLIRLFFQPILIAWALWSAGSWKAWKKTR; encoded by the coding sequence ATGGAAAAAGAAGTACAAACAACACGTGTTCAAAACATATTCAGAATCCTGTTGGCCATCTTTATGATTTATGCGGGTGTTAGCCACTTAACCTTCAATCGAATGGATTTTCAAGCTCAGGTACCGGATTGGGTGCCTTTGAGCAAAGATTTGGTCGTTGTTTTATCCGGTATTGTTGAAATAATGCTAGGACTGGCCTTATTGTTTTGGAAAAAGCAACGCGTAAATGTTGGATGGGCGTTGGCACTATTCTTTGTTCTGGTATACCCTGGAAATATCTCACAATATCTCGAAGGAAGAGATGCGTTTGGCGCATTGGATTCCGATAGGGCACGATTGATTCGGCTTTTCTTTCAACCCATTCTTATTGCATGGGCATTATGGTCGGCGGGATCCTGGAAAGCATGGAAGAAAACGAGATAA
- a CDS encoding helix-turn-helix domain-containing protein, translating into MKTIELKTNNLEQAFNHLKNDFGGTLEEMPKEYSLEMNNDLVKGEITGVSITKNISFIEYDVTFNEDTLIIRNTPVTNPIYFLYCAEGQMSHSFGINGKQRSLNQFQTGIFASDPSRDTCLFFRKDQAVKLSSITVNTHASHTDDENLNLLQEQLLKTFMPKEDKEIFAYTGSYNLKIAEKMQQLETIKQGGIVRRLLIKGIVHMMLALEIEQHNMDMKNSEKNFGSLTRSEMDTVHELSNFIQNYPEVKYTLAYLSKKAGMSPAKLQEGFKLLHNRTVSDYIRNVRVETAENLIKTTDLNISEIVYTVGLTSRSYFSKIFKQKYNCSPKYYQDHQNSIAVTA; encoded by the coding sequence ATGAAAACAATAGAATTAAAAACAAACAATTTAGAGCAGGCTTTCAACCACTTAAAAAACGATTTTGGGGGCACACTTGAAGAAATGCCCAAAGAGTATAGCCTAGAGATGAACAATGACTTGGTAAAGGGGGAGATTACCGGTGTATCCATAACCAAAAACATTTCCTTTATCGAATACGACGTTACCTTTAACGAGGATACTCTCATTATAAGGAATACCCCTGTGACCAACCCCATATATTTTCTATACTGTGCTGAAGGTCAAATGAGCCATAGTTTTGGCATAAATGGTAAGCAAAGGTCGCTAAACCAATTTCAGACCGGAATTTTTGCAAGTGATCCTAGCAGGGATACTTGTTTGTTTTTTAGAAAAGACCAAGCCGTAAAACTTTCAAGCATAACCGTAAACACACATGCTAGCCATACAGACGACGAAAATTTGAATCTTTTACAGGAGCAGCTACTAAAAACCTTTATGCCGAAAGAAGACAAAGAAATATTTGCATACACGGGTTCCTATAATTTGAAAATCGCCGAAAAAATGCAACAATTGGAAACCATAAAACAAGGTGGTATTGTTCGCCGTTTACTGATAAAAGGCATTGTTCATATGATGCTGGCACTCGAAATAGAGCAGCATAATATGGATATGAAAAATTCGGAAAAGAACTTTGGCTCCTTGACAAGAAGTGAGATGGACACTGTACATGAACTTTCGAACTTTATACAAAATTATCCCGAAGTAAAATATACTTTGGCCTATCTAAGCAAGAAAGCGGGAATGTCCCCGGCCAAGCTACAAGAAGGCTTTAAACTCTTGCACAACCGTACGGTATCTGATTATATTAGAAATGTGCGTGTTGAAACTGCCGAGAACCTCATCAAAACCACCGATCTGAATATTTCGGAAATCGTTTATACCGTTGGATTGACCAGCAGAAGCTATTTTTCCAAAATATTCAAACAAAAATATAACTGTAGCCCAAAATACTATCAGGACCATCAAAATTCGATAGCTGTAACAGCCTAA
- a CDS encoding lmo0937 family membrane protein produces MSKFLTITAVLLLGAWAIGFFRYDLGLTIHILLLLATLAFIIKVLTEK; encoded by the coding sequence ATGTCTAAATTCTTAACGATAACGGCCGTGCTGCTATTAGGAGCCTGGGCAATCGGATTTTTCCGCTATGACCTTGGCCTTACGATTCATATTCTTTTACTATTGGCAACACTAGCATTTATAATAAAAGTACTCACAGAAAAATAG
- a CDS encoding SDR family NAD(P)-dependent oxidoreductase, whose amino-acid sequence MDLKIKGKTALITGADSGLGIETAKFLVREGVNVVLSDKKYGKDLQQAMKQVEKNCEKGAKTMAIAADISKNDEVLHLADTVEKEFAGAHIVFHSAGARGAAGDFLNLTDDDWMKTIEIDLMGAVRIARAFIPQMQNLGWGRMILVASENALQPYEEESPYNACKAGIVNLSKCLSRAYSKENILFNCISPAYIETPMTDAMMKELANEKNVSEEEAVQWFVENKRPHIAMQRRGKPEEVASVVAFLCSEHASYINGSNVRIDGGAVESAFG is encoded by the coding sequence ATGGATTTGAAAATAAAAGGAAAAACAGCATTGATTACGGGCGCAGATTCGGGCCTTGGTATAGAAACCGCAAAATTCTTGGTTCGGGAAGGCGTTAACGTAGTTTTGTCCGATAAAAAGTATGGCAAAGATTTGCAACAGGCCATGAAACAGGTCGAAAAAAATTGTGAAAAAGGAGCTAAAACAATGGCCATAGCAGCAGACATATCCAAAAATGATGAGGTATTACATTTGGCCGATACTGTAGAAAAAGAATTTGCAGGGGCACATATTGTATTTCATTCCGCAGGAGCGAGAGGAGCTGCAGGCGATTTTTTGAACCTAACAGACGATGATTGGATGAAAACTATAGAAATTGATTTAATGGGAGCTGTTCGCATTGCTAGGGCATTCATCCCCCAAATGCAAAATCTTGGGTGGGGACGAATGATTTTGGTAGCGTCAGAAAATGCACTTCAACCCTATGAAGAAGAAAGCCCGTATAATGCATGTAAGGCTGGTATCGTTAATCTTTCAAAATGTTTATCACGCGCTTACTCTAAAGAAAACATTTTGTTCAACTGTATCTCTCCGGCCTATATTGAGACACCCATGACAGATGCTATGATGAAAGAGTTGGCAAACGAAAAAAATGTATCAGAGGAAGAAGCGGTACAATGGTTCGTTGAAAACAAGAGGCCACATATTGCAATGCAAAGACGTGGCAAACCAGAAGAGGTCGCATCTGTGGTTGCATTCCTATGTTCGGAACATGCAAGTTATATTAACGGGAGTAATGTTCGAATTGATGGGGGAGCGGTTGAATCTGCGTTTGGTTGA
- a CDS encoding phosphatase PAP2 family protein, protein MYKLSLLSILAQLVISTSCFAQDNDSPYSWDWKKDGIWLGAGFGGSVGGLLIGKEKTPYTEEQLNAIDKDDLFVLDRWAAGNYSKSASVASDYPFYGSFAVPFALLFDNTINNETVTVLGLYIESLATTSAIFTLTAGLVDRPRPLVFSEEAPMERRLRKTSKRSFYSGHVAASATAMFFAAKVYSDFHPDSKLRPYFWAGAATVPAAIGYLRLKAGKHYLTDIVLGYTLGALTGYLVPELHKKKEKSLQLYPSAGLTPMGREVNGLAIRYSF, encoded by the coding sequence ATGTATAAACTTAGCTTACTAAGTATTCTAGCACAATTGGTAATCTCAACATCTTGCTTTGCACAAGACAACGATTCGCCCTATTCGTGGGACTGGAAAAAAGACGGAATATGGCTAGGTGCCGGATTCGGGGGTTCTGTTGGAGGTCTTTTAATAGGAAAAGAAAAAACGCCATATACCGAAGAACAATTAAACGCAATTGATAAGGACGACCTATTTGTGCTTGATCGTTGGGCTGCGGGCAACTATTCAAAATCTGCAAGCGTAGCTAGTGATTACCCATTTTATGGTTCGTTCGCAGTACCTTTTGCCTTACTTTTTGACAACACCATAAACAACGAAACTGTGACCGTTTTAGGGCTTTACATTGAAAGTTTGGCTACGACTTCGGCCATTTTTACCTTAACCGCAGGTCTGGTAGATAGACCAAGACCTCTTGTTTTTAGTGAAGAAGCTCCTATGGAGAGACGACTACGCAAAACTAGTAAGCGTTCGTTCTATTCGGGTCATGTAGCCGCATCTGCAACGGCGATGTTCTTCGCAGCAAAAGTATATAGTGATTTTCATCCCGATTCTAAACTACGCCCCTATTTTTGGGCCGGTGCGGCAACCGTACCGGCAGCTATAGGGTACTTGCGGTTAAAAGCGGGGAAGCACTACTTAACCGATATCGTACTCGGTTACACTTTAGGAGCCTTAACCGGATATTTGGTTCCTGAGCTTCATAAGAAAAAAGAGAAAAGCCTTCAACTATACCCAAGTGCAGGATTGACCCCGATGGGTAGGGAAGTAAATGGACTGGCCATTAGATATTCCTTTTAA
- a CDS encoding SDR family oxidoreductase: protein MQKPNKRLQGQSCIVTGSSNGIGSAIAKAIAQEGANVTVNYHSDKEGAEETADWISKNSICGDPLVIKCDVSNEDEVAELFNKTIAEFGTVDISVGNAGMQKDYPLHEMSLADWQQVIDVNLTGQFLVAKAAIKEFMRRGMREKVSNSLGKIIHVSSVHEIIPWAGHANYASSKGGLTMLMQSICQEYAPKKIRCNSIAPGAIKTDINKDVWSTEEGREKMLKLIPYGKIGEPDEIGSVASWLASDESEYVNGTTIFVDGGMTCYPGFTQNG, encoded by the coding sequence ATGCAAAAACCCAATAAAAGATTACAAGGTCAATCCTGCATCGTCACAGGCTCAAGCAATGGTATAGGGTCGGCGATAGCGAAGGCCATTGCCCAGGAAGGTGCCAATGTAACGGTCAACTACCACAGTGATAAAGAAGGTGCCGAAGAGACTGCCGATTGGATTTCGAAAAACTCAATTTGTGGCGACCCTTTGGTCATCAAATGTGACGTGAGCAATGAGGATGAAGTTGCTGAACTGTTCAATAAAACCATAGCCGAATTTGGCACGGTCGATATAAGTGTGGGCAATGCAGGAATGCAAAAAGATTACCCTTTGCACGAAATGTCATTGGCGGATTGGCAACAAGTGATAGATGTGAATCTTACAGGACAGTTTCTCGTGGCAAAAGCAGCGATAAAAGAATTTATGCGACGGGGCATGCGTGAAAAAGTATCCAATTCTCTAGGGAAAATAATTCATGTGAGCAGTGTTCACGAAATCATACCATGGGCCGGTCATGCCAATTATGCTAGCTCAAAGGGTGGACTTACTATGCTGATGCAGAGTATTTGCCAAGAATATGCCCCAAAAAAAATACGGTGCAACAGTATTGCGCCAGGCGCCATTAAAACAGATATCAATAAAGATGTTTGGAGTACCGAAGAAGGCAGAGAAAAAATGCTAAAGTTAATCCCTTACGGAAAAATAGGGGAACCTGATGAAATTGGAAGTGTGGCCAGTTGGTTGGCATCCGATGAATCGGAGTATGTGAACGGTACCACAATTTTTGTGGATGGGGGTATGACCTGTTATCCTGGGTTTACCCAAAATGGATAA
- a CDS encoding DUF3891 family protein, with translation MIVKQSSRGWLMIYQAAHGLLAGKIANRLKKKLRPKYWLETITAILEHDDHQLRFDEKLYLNEIGLPIDFVKEETADDKVLERAKRIYKKARIKSKYTALLVSLHLDFLYGEMNDAGMKDFLQCLKSNRDEIEKLYGLQEKEVNEIYQILRFCDRCSLILCKNQLPAMGRSLEINTSILGETYYISKNDENKINVEPWPFEENQFELSIEQMLVESAEFKDNAALKKALANSKTELLQWVFQKN, from the coding sequence ATGATAGTTAAACAATCAAGCAGGGGATGGCTAATGATTTATCAAGCGGCCCATGGACTATTGGCCGGTAAAATTGCAAATCGACTTAAGAAAAAGTTGCGTCCAAAATACTGGTTGGAAACCATTACTGCAATTTTGGAACACGATGACCATCAGCTGCGGTTTGATGAAAAACTATATTTGAACGAGATAGGCCTGCCCATTGATTTTGTCAAAGAAGAAACTGCAGATGATAAAGTGCTCGAACGTGCTAAGAGAATTTATAAGAAAGCTAGAATAAAATCGAAGTATACTGCATTGTTGGTTTCCTTGCATTTGGATTTTTTATATGGTGAAATGAACGATGCCGGCATGAAGGACTTCTTGCAATGCTTGAAATCAAATAGGGACGAAATAGAAAAGCTCTACGGTTTACAAGAAAAAGAGGTTAATGAAATATATCAGATTTTGCGGTTTTGTGACAGGTGTTCCTTGATATTGTGTAAAAACCAATTACCCGCCATGGGACGGTCCTTGGAAATAAATACATCTATTTTGGGTGAAACCTATTATATCAGTAAAAACGACGAAAATAAAATAAATGTCGAGCCATGGCCTTTTGAGGAAAATCAATTTGAATTGAGTATTGAACAAATGCTCGTTGAGTCTGCCGAATTTAAAGATAATGCCGCGCTAAAAAAAGCGCTTGCGAATTCCAAGACCGAATTGTTACAATGGGTATTTCAAAAAAACTAA